CTGCTGGCTTCGGCCACGATCTCTCCAGTGCCACTGCGCACCGTGAAATGGCCGTCGACGAATTCGACCATGCCCGCGTGCTCGCCGTTAGCGGCGGCGACCCACAGGTTGTGTTCGGGGGTGTACCAGGCGATGGCGGGGGCTTCCGTGCCCGATCCGGTGATACGAAGCGTCATTACTCTGCCCTTTACTGTTCTTCAGCCCGTGCTGTTTAGCTAGTCGGTCTATTAGTTCGGCTGTCTAGTAATAATTTACACGAGAGAAAAAGAAACGCAAATAACACTCAGTTCCCCCTCGATTCCCCCTCGATGTGGCACTTTCGGCCACCTGGGCGACAAGTTGTTAGATGAACTAGTATTTATAGATGGCATATTCGGTTCAGGACGCGGGAACGCATTACTGGTACTCCGACGACGCCCAGCGCGAGCGGAGTGTGGCCGTACTCGAGGCGATGAGAACGTATCGAGCGGCGGAATCCGCCATGCGCAGCCGCACCCAACGCTCTATGGGCCTGGGCGAGAACGACCTGCTGGCCCTGCGCTACCTCATCACGGCGAAGCAGGACGGCCGCTCCATCGGACCGAAGGAACTGACCGCCTACCTGGGCATCTCCAGCGCCTCGACCACCGTGCTGATCGACCGCCTCGAAAAGGCCGGGCAGGTGCGGCGCGAGCACAGCCCGTTCGACCGCCGGGCGCTGATCCTTATTCCGACCGCCACGACGGATGCCGAAATCCAGGCGGCACTGGGCGACGTGCCCGCGCGCATGGTCGAGGTGGCCAATCGGCTGGACCCCGCCCAGGCCAAGGTCGTCGTCGACTTTCTGCAGAATATGCGGGCAGCGGTGGACGAGATCGACGCTCACGTCGACACCGAGGTACCGCCTGCCCGGTCGGCATCCGCTCAGTAATAAGTCCGCTCAGTAATAAACTTGCTGAATGGAAAATGTCCCCCACCAACCGGAGGGCCTAACCGGCCCGGTTAGTGCGCCACATGCCGATGAGGTCATCGCGACCCTGTTGGACTATCGGCTGGCGGAAGAGGCAATGCGCCGCCGCACCCGCGACTCCATGCGGATGGGAACAACGGATCTCCAGGCGCTCCGGTTTCTCATCAAGGCTCAGGGCGAACAGAGAATCGTGTCCGGTCGTGACCTCGCGGATCACCTGGGTATGACCAGCGCATCCGTTACCGCGCTGCTCGACCGGCTGACGAAAAGCGGGCACGTTCAGCGCACGCCGCATCCCACCAACCGCCGGAGCAACATGGTGACCGCCACCCCGGGTTCTGACGACGAGGTGCGCCAGGCCCTGGGCTCCATGCACTCCCGGATGATCGCCGCCGCCCGCGCGCTCAGCCCCGACGACGCCGCCCTGGTGCGGGAGTTCCTCGAGTCGATGACGGCCGCCGTCGACAGCGTCGACGTGGGGAGCGCGACTACCTAGCCGGAACCGGTCAGCCCGGGCGGCCGGCGCTGACAGCGCGTGACAGCGCACGGCAGCGGCGCGACAGGACTGCAAACGCACACTGGTGTCCTACCCACAGGAGGCACCATGACCGCAGCAATCGAAGCACACGGGCTCACCAAGAGATTCGGCACCACCCAGGCCCTGGCCGGAATCGACCTCACCGTCGAACCCGGCCGGGTGCTCGGCGTCCTCGGCCCCAACGGGGCAGGAAAGACCACGGCCGTGCGCATTCTCGCGACACTGCTGAAACCAGACGCCGGCACCGTGAGGGTCGCCGGATTCGACGTCGTCTCGCACCCTGTCGACGTGCGCAGCCGCATCGGCCTGACCGGCCAGTACGCGAGCGTCGACGAAGACCTGCGCGGTGTCGAGAACCTCGTGATGATCGGCCGCCTCCTCGGGCTGTCCAGGTCGGACGCCAAAGCCCGCGCTGCCGAACTGCTCGAGGAATTCGGGCTGACCGACGCCGGAAGCCGGCTTGCCAAGACCTACTCCGGCGGCATGCGGCGCCGCCTCGACCTGGCCGCCTCGCTGATCGGGCGGCCGAGCGTCGTCTTCCTCGACGAGCCGACGACGGGTCTGGACCCAGCCAAACGCGACGATGTCTGGGAGATGGTGCGCATTCTCGTCCGCCAGGGCACGACAGTGCTCCTGACCACGCAGTACCTCGAAGAAGCGGATGCCCTCGCGAACGAGATCACTGTCATCGACCATGGCCTCGTCATCGCCCACGACACTCCTGAGGGGCTCAAGCGCCAGGTCGGCGGCCAAACCCTCGAGGTGCGTCCGGCGCACGACCGGGACCTGACCCGGGTGACCGAACTCCTCGCATCCGTCGGCACACGCGCGCCGGAATTCCCCTCGCCCAGTCTCGTGTCCGTCCCCGTGGCCGACGCTGACGCTCTCACCGCGACTGTCGCCCGGCTGCATGCCGAGAACATCGCCGTCACCGAGCTCTCCCTCCGTCTCCCGAGCCTCGACGAGGTCTTCTACTCGCTGACCGGCCACACGTCGTCAGCCCCGGCCGGGGCCGAACCGGCACCCGCGCCCGCCACCTCCGGTCTCGTCACGAAAGGCGCCGCGTCATGATGGTTCGCGACTCAGTCATCCTTGCCCAGCGCACAGTCACCAAGATGGTGCGCAATCCCGAACAGTTCCTCGACGTCTCGGTTCAGCCGATCATCATGACGGTGATCTTCGTCTTCA
This is a stretch of genomic DNA from Cryobacterium soli. It encodes these proteins:
- a CDS encoding MarR family winged helix-turn-helix transcriptional regulator, whose translation is MAYSVQDAGTHYWYSDDAQRERSVAVLEAMRTYRAAESAMRSRTQRSMGLGENDLLALRYLITAKQDGRSIGPKELTAYLGISSASTTVLIDRLEKAGQVRREHSPFDRRALILIPTATTDAEIQAALGDVPARMVEVANRLDPAQAKVVVDFLQNMRAAVDEIDAHVDTEVPPARSASAQ
- a CDS encoding MarR family winged helix-turn-helix transcriptional regulator codes for the protein MENVPHQPEGLTGPVSAPHADEVIATLLDYRLAEEAMRRRTRDSMRMGTTDLQALRFLIKAQGEQRIVSGRDLADHLGMTSASVTALLDRLTKSGHVQRTPHPTNRRSNMVTATPGSDDEVRQALGSMHSRMIAAARALSPDDAALVREFLESMTAAVDSVDVGSATT
- a CDS encoding ATP-binding cassette domain-containing protein, with protein sequence MTAAIEAHGLTKRFGTTQALAGIDLTVEPGRVLGVLGPNGAGKTTAVRILATLLKPDAGTVRVAGFDVVSHPVDVRSRIGLTGQYASVDEDLRGVENLVMIGRLLGLSRSDAKARAAELLEEFGLTDAGSRLAKTYSGGMRRRLDLAASLIGRPSVVFLDEPTTGLDPAKRDDVWEMVRILVRQGTTVLLTTQYLEEADALANEITVIDHGLVIAHDTPEGLKRQVGGQTLEVRPAHDRDLTRVTELLASVGTRAPEFPSPSLVSVPVADADALTATVARLHAENIAVTELSLRLPSLDEVFYSLTGHTSSAPAGAEPAPAPATSGLVTKGAAS